A genomic segment from Aspergillus puulaauensis MK2 DNA, chromosome 1, nearly complete sequence encodes:
- the EGD1 gene encoding nascent polypeptide-associated complex subunit family protein (BUSCO:EOG092653SU;~COG:K;~EggNog:ENOG410PPVK;~InterPro:IPR039370,IPR038187,IPR002715;~PFAM:PF01849): protein MDHAKLAKMQASVRIDDDPLTFVFSIGGKGTPRRKVKKVHKSSGADDKKLQATLKKMNVQPIQAIEEVNMFKEDGNVIHFAAPKVHASVPSNTFALYGNGEEKELTELVPGILNQLGPDSLASLRKLAESYQNMQKTQGGDKKDEDEDDIPDLVEGENFENTVE, encoded by the exons ATGGATCACGCAAAGTTGGCTAAGATGCAGGCGAGCGTGCGGATTG ATGATGATCCGCTGACATTCGTTTTCTCTATAGG AGGAAAGGGTACTCCCCGccgcaaggtcaagaaggTCCACAAGTCCTCTGGCGCCGACGACAAGAAGCTCCAGGCCACCCTCAAGAAGATGAACGTCCAgcccatccaggccatcgaggAAGTCAACATGTTCAAGGAGGACGGAAACGTCATCCACTTCGCTGCTCCTAAGG TCCACGCCTCCGTCCCCTCCAACACCTTCGCCCTTTACGGCAacggcgaggagaaggaactcACCGAGCTCGTCCCCGGTATCCTCAACCAGCTTGGCCCCGACTCCCTCGCTTCCCTCCGCAAGCTCGCCGAGAGCTACCAGAACATGCAGAAGACCCAGGGCGGTgacaagaaggacgaggatgaggacgataTCCCCGATCTAGTGGAGGGCGAGAACTTCGAGAACACTGTTGAATAA
- a CDS encoding uncharacterized protein (COG:S;~EggNog:ENOG410PI0W;~InterPro:IPR012677): MEYHSVPLEERAKDDKGNILPWGYVYKDESRNPRRPPEESGPFGKRRNARYEQSRSRTRTGTPAKKENQNVAEFGRLFAQQQEQETSRNTLPKSSSSSNLDNVRKQTEKVATECILYGYRDKDSEWKVIDKFERISRGVICEDYPRNDPKTNAGYSQILSGGDVVIRANLSADANRKSKRYAGGFHWIKVTFDSSNAADRACFYSPQEIDGHIVFCEMYHGQGPAEDIPIPRGSTEANRFMSNNKRTLSTSHSTAFLQNKDKERTSSLKGGERATLPRSFGINNLASIADEEITSQESTSTVSSATATGIEQPIAHQRNVPKEPPTPSEFMSHVPTVRRTKLRPITEALPPAPTVTERVLRSIPILSWFTGDIVGDGPQLREDGTFDYDKSNVYWRFWYMVDMILGTDICGLREES; the protein is encoded by the exons ATGGAGTACCATTCTGTCCCTCTGGAGGAGCGCGCGAAAGACGACAAGGGGAATATTCTCCCCTGGGGTTATGTTTATAAAGA TGAATCTCGCAACCCACGACGACCGCCCGAGGAATCAGGACCCTTCGGCAAGCGAAGAAATGCCCGCTACGAGCAGTCCCGATCACGCACTCGCACTGGAACCCCGGCAAAGAAGGAGAACCAGAATGTGGCAGAGTTTGGCCGGCTGTtcgcgcagcagcaggagcaagAAACATCACGGAACACGCTTCCCaagtcatcgtcgtcatcgaaCCTCGACAATGTCAGGAAGCAGACGGAAAAAGTTGCGACGGAGTGCATTTTATACGGATATAGGGATAAGGATTCGGAATGGAAGGTGATCGATAAGTTCGAGCGGATTTCTCGAGGCGTGATCTGTGAAGACTACCCAAGGAACGACCCGAAGACCAATGCTGGGTACTCTCAGATTCTTAGTGGTGGTGATGTGGTGATTCGGGCCAATCTGTCTGCGGATGCGAACCGCAAGTCGAAGCGATATGCGGGTGGATTTCATTGGATTAAAGTTACGTTCGATTCTTCGAATGCGGCGGACCGCGCCTGCTTCTACTCGCCGCAGGAGATTGACGGACATATTGTTTTCTGTGAGATGTATCATGGGCAAGGACCTGCGGAGGATATCCCAATCCCTCGGGGCTCGACGGAGGCGAACCGATTCATGTCAAACAACAAGCGCACATTGAGCACATCTCACTCAACAGCGTTCCTCCAgaacaaggacaaggagcgCACATCATCATTAAAGGGCGGGGAACGCGCAACATTACCCCGATCATTTGGCATAAATAACCTCGCCAGCATCGCCGATGAGGAGATAACATCCCAAGAGTCAACAAGCACAGTCAGCTCCGCAACCGCCACAGGCATCGAACAACCCATCGCCCACCAGCGAAATGTCCCCAAGGAACCGCCCACCCCGTCCGAATTCATGTCGCATGTCCCGACCGTACGTCGAACAAAACTGCGGCCAATTACCGAAGCCCTCCCGCCCGCTCCAACGGTCACTGAGCGCGTGCTCCGCTCAATCCCAATTCTTAGCTGGTTCACAGGCGACATTGTCGGCGATGGCCCGCAACTGCGGGAAGATGGAACCTTTGACTACGACAAGTCCAATGTGTACTGGCGGTTCTGGTACATGGTCGACATGATTTTGGGAACGGACATTTGCGGGTTGAGGGAAGAGTCGTGA